TAAACTGTATAAATCACTAGAATAAAGTGGTCTACCTGCGGCTTGTTCACTTGGCATAAACCCAGGTGTTCCAATCACAATCGAACTGGTAGGTAGCCCTTGGGAATTCATTACTGTTCCCATTGATTCCCTTACTGCACCAAAATCAATTAGTACTGGCTTGCCATCGCGATGACGCAAGATGATGTTATCTGGTTTGATATCGCGATGGATAATTCGTTTATTGTGTACGTATTCTAATATCGGTAATAAGTTTAATAATATTTCTCGTACTGAACTTTCGCTTAAAAATCCTACTTGCTGGACTTTCGCAGTTAAGGTATCACCTTCAACCCACTCTTGAACTAAATAAAATTGCCCATCTGTCTGAAAGTAGGCATACAAGGTGGGAATTTGGTCAGTTGCGCCGCCGAGTTCTTCTAAAATTGCCGCTTCCCGTTGAAACCTTTCTTGCACCAACTGATAAATCTGAGGGTTGTTTTGAATTGGTCTTAGCTGTTTAATTACACAACGGCGGTTGGAAGGCATTTGAGTATCTTCCGCCAGAAAAGTTTCACCAAACCCACCGCCTCCCAAAGTCCGAATTACTCGATAGCGGTTGTTTAGCTGTATTTGCATAATTTAGCGCCGATAAGGATAAATTTTTTTGTGTTATTGACCCATTTTTTTTTCTGCTACTGAGTTTTTTCGTTAGCAGAGATGAAATTTAAAAGTTTTTTTTACAATTCAATCGATGAACGCCTATGAGTTTATCTCACTTGGGTTACCGTAGGCAGAGTTTAATTAAAAGTAGTTGGTAGACAGAGTTAAGTGTGGGAAGCGATCGCTATTTAATTAATGATTTCAGATTCCCACTTAAAAATCGGTAAGCACTAGGCTTGCATGGATGTCTGAGTGGCTATCTTGAGAGTTTCTAACAGCGATCGCCATCTTTATATGGGCTCACAAATAGTCAATACAAAAGAGTCTATTTTACTTGTTTTGACCTTATTCTCAGAAGACTGTGCTATTGGCGGTCTTCTTGATCCGTTGGCTTGGGTTTTCGCCGCTGTTCCATCTGCTGATCAATGACTTCTCTGGTTTTGCGTTCAGCAGCATCCATCGCCGAGTACTTAAAGCGGCTAATGATGCCACTGAACAAGTTGCTAAAGAATCTTTCAATTTCTTGCATAATTTTATACCTCAGTATTTAAAGGTAACTTCTGGTAGAAATCATTTCTGCACTAATTGGTGTGTCTGGGCGTTTTAAACTGATTTTGGCTATATTGCTATATTTCAGTCTTACAGCTTGATAGTTTAAGGCCTTATATTATAAACTTTTTATACTTAAATAAATTGAATATTTATAACAAATTAAGTATTGTAATTTACTTTTCGAATTTTCATAGGTAGTAAACATACTTTGATTCCTCAACACAATATATGAAACCACAACCTGAACAAAGTCAGACTATTTTAAGCACTAACCCTTATTTGCAGTTAAATAATCAAGGTCAAACTCTATACTTAAAACTCGGCAAGCCGCAGCATATTATGGGACGCGACCCTCATATTGCTGATTTAGTAATTCCTCAAGAGTGGGAAGTTGTTTCCCGTTGTCAAGCAGTATTAAGCAGAGATGGCGAAGACTATCGCATCTATGACGGCGATGGTAAAAAACCCAGTAGCAACAAGCTATATATCAATCATTCTTTGATTACCCCGACAGCAGGCTACCTCTTAACAAATGGGATTGAAATTCAAATTTCGCAAAATCCCAATCAACTAATTCAAGTCAAATATTTCAATCCCTCCAACGCGCAATCGATTACTACACCAAAACAACGGTCAATTTCGTTAAAGCAAAAGTCGATTTTACTCGGACGTGATCCAAATGCTAATTTGCAATTGGAAGCTCCTACAGTTTCTCGCCGCCATGCGACAATTGACACTGATGCTCAAGGACGCTACATTCTGCGTGATTACAGCACCAACGGCGTTTTTGTCAATGGTCAACAAGTCACGGGGACAGCAACGCTATTCAACGGTGCAAAAATTCGGATTGGGCCTTTTACCCTAGTTTTACGTGATGATAATTTAGAAATTCTCGATCAAGGCGATCGCATTCGTCTAGAGGCGCACAGTTTAATCTTAGAAACTAACGGTAAGCGGCGACTCGATAACTTATCTTTTGCGATTGAACCGGGACAATTTGTCGCTTTGGTGGGGGGAAGTGGTGCGGGTAAATCAACTTTGATGCGGACACTTTTGGGAGTTGAAAAAACAACTGAAGGTATAGTGCATTTAAACGGGGAAGATTTACAGAAAAACTTTAATATTTATCGTAATCAAATTGGTTATGTCCCACAAGATGATATTATCCACCGAGAATTAACAGTTGCAGAAGTTTTAACTTACGCAGCCAAGCTGCGATTACCACCAGATATTAATCTCAAACAAGTAGTAGATGAGGCATTAGACGCGATTAAAATGACCCATCGCCGGAATGCTTTAGTAAACGATCTCAGCGGTGGACAACGAAAAAGAGTCAGCATCGGGGTAGAGTTACTAGCTGATCCTAAATTGTTCTTTTTAGATGAACCAACCTCTGGACTTGATCCAGGATTAGATAAACAGATGATGCAGCTATTGAAGGAGTTAGCGCATCAGGGGGGGAGAACAATTATTTTGGTGACTCATGCAACGGCTAATATTACCGAATGCGATCGCATTGTATTTCTGGGTCTAGGTGGAAAACTCTGCTATTTTGGTACTCCCCAAGAAGCTTTAACCTTTTTCGGTGTTCAAGACTTTGCTGATATTTATATCAAACTTGAACAAGAGCCAGAAGTTATTCAATATGCGAATATTTTTCGTCAATCTAGCTATTATCAGCAATATATTACCAATCAAATTAGTTCGGAAAATCAAAAAGTAACCAAGTCTGTAGCGCCTACACGTAAGAAAGTTTCATTTTTACAGCAATGGTTTTTATTAACGCAGCGTTACTTACAATTAATATTGCGCGATCGCGTTAATCTTGTCCTCTCTCTTTTGA
This region of Nostoc sp. UHCC 0302 genomic DNA includes:
- a CDS encoding ATP-binding cassette domain-containing protein codes for the protein MKPQPEQSQTILSTNPYLQLNNQGQTLYLKLGKPQHIMGRDPHIADLVIPQEWEVVSRCQAVLSRDGEDYRIYDGDGKKPSSNKLYINHSLITPTAGYLLTNGIEIQISQNPNQLIQVKYFNPSNAQSITTPKQRSISLKQKSILLGRDPNANLQLEAPTVSRRHATIDTDAQGRYILRDYSTNGVFVNGQQVTGTATLFNGAKIRIGPFTLVLRDDNLEILDQGDRIRLEAHSLILETNGKRRLDNLSFAIEPGQFVALVGGSGAGKSTLMRTLLGVEKTTEGIVHLNGEDLQKNFNIYRNQIGYVPQDDIIHRELTVAEVLTYAAKLRLPPDINLKQVVDEALDAIKMTHRRNALVNDLSGGQRKRVSIGVELLADPKLFFLDEPTSGLDPGLDKQMMQLLKELAHQGGRTIILVTHATANITECDRIVFLGLGGKLCYFGTPQEALTFFGVQDFADIYIKLEQEPEVIQYANIFRQSSYYQQYITNQISSENQKVTKSVAPTRKKVSFLQQWFLLTQRYLQLILRDRVNLVLSLLTAPISIGLITLALKDKTAFVLGDKPDPSLAPLALRVLFVFTCAALWVGLSSSLQEIVKESAIYLRERLVNLGLLAYLSSKVTILSGLAIVQTLLMVVVIFIGFKSPKPELISWHLGLAITAFLTLLASISLGLLVSTTVKNSSQANSALPLLLLPQIIFSGVLFKTEGVINKFLSWLMLSRWSVGAYGTLVNVNGLVPAPTKLPDGSIVPQPFEITSVYDPTWENLILNWGILLVHAVVYLIATFFLQKRKDIF